In a single window of the Nilaparvata lugens isolate BPH chromosome 1, ASM1435652v1, whole genome shotgun sequence genome:
- the LOC111055880 gene encoding survival motor neuron protein, with translation MNIQMSEELMEIWDDSSIDKTFDEAMSKAKEKIMMKLKYAGSEKVHSKNINKISWKEGDYCRAVYCDGVEYEAEILDISRNQCIIKYFGYGNQQTVDVKELLVSHGSKAREDQCRISANIDEQFNNIDNFKKTEHFEMRLPGIPPTVPQHVLKETSFDESESLSAMLMSWYMSGYHAGYYQGLMASKNKGNN, from the coding sequence ATGAACATCCAAATGAGTGAAGAATTAATGGAGATTTGGGACGATTCTTCAATAGATAAGACTTTTGATGAAGCAATGAGTAAAGCTAAAGAAAAGATTATGATGAAGTTAAAGTATGCCGGTTCCGAAAAAGTGCATTCAAAAAACATTAATAAGATCAGTTGGAAGGAAGGTGATTATTGTCGGGCTGTGTACTGTGATGGAGTTGAATATGAAGCAGAAATATTGGACATATCAAGAAATCAGTGCATCATCAAGTACTTTGGTTATGGTAATCAACAAACAGTGGATGTCAAAGAATTACTAGTGTCTCATGGAAGTAAAGCTAGAGAAGACCAATGTAGAATTTCCGCTAACATTGATgaacaatttaataatattgacaattttaaaaaaactgaACACTTTGAAATGAGACTTCCGGGTATTCCACCAACTGTACCTCAACATGTTTTGAAAGAAACTAGCTTTGATGAATCAGAAAGTTTGTCTGCAATGTTGATGTCGTGGTACATGTCTGGTTATCACGCCGGCTATTACCAGGGGTTGATGGCATCAAAGAATAAAGGTAATAATTAG
- the LOC111055879 gene encoding ATP-dependent (S)-NAD(P)H-hydrate dehydratase, whose translation MIVHLQVIKLLKVGYPLIRKMSRSIPEQLNKGVVDKDLIKAARSLLPILGFENHKGSCGRIGVFGGSIEFTGAPYYAGYSALRTGVDLVYIFCATAAAQAIKSYSPELMVLPYLDDQNAIDKITPWLNRLHALLIGPGLGRHEYVSKTLVQVINHLECNNLAIPLIFDADGLFFLSQHPQLMQNYEGNIYITPNVVEFKFLARSILNVTEEDTEEHLLTALPKGLGNNVTINLKGFIDLMANNGQIVKCSVEGSPRRCGGQGDMLSGILTAFAAWVKIRGNSILPNTNIPAELIASYAASSIVRSCNKLAFMDNGRGMIVTDMIDKIIPVTNELLNENKTKN comes from the coding sequence atgattgtCCATTTACAAgtgattaagttattaaaagtAGGTTATCCGCTTATCAGGAAAATGTCCAGATCCATTCCAGAACAATTAAACAAGGGAGTAGTTGATAAAGACTTGATTAAAGCGGCAAGATCGCTTCTACCAATTCTAGGCTTTGAAAATCATAAAGGTTCTTGCGGAAGAATAGGTGTTTTTGGAGGTTCCATTGAATTTACTGGTGCACCGTATTATGCTGGTTACAGTGCACTTCGAACTGGTGTAGATCTTGTGTACATATTTTGTGCAACTGCTGCTGCTCAAGCAATAAAATCATACAGCCCAGAACTTATGGTTTTGCCGTATCTTGATGACCAGAATGCTATAGATAAAATAACACCTTGGCTCAATAGACTCCATGCTCTCCTGATTGGACCCGGTTTGGGACGACATGAATATGTTTCTAAAACATTGGTACAAGTTATAAATCATCTTGAGTGCAATAATTTAGCAATTCCCTTAATTTTTGATGCAGACGGACTGTTTTTTCTTTCGCAACATCCCCAATTAATGCAGAATTATGAAGGTAATATTTACATTACTCCAAATGTTGTggagtttaaatttttggctagaagtattttaaatGTGACAGAAGAAGACACTGAAGAACATCTCTTAACCGCATTACCCAAGGGTCTGGGAAACaatgttacaataaatttaaaagGTTTCATTGATCTCATGGCCAATAATGGCCAAATCGTCAAATGCAGTGTTGAAGGTTCTCCAAGGCGGTGTGGAGGCCAAGGAGACATGCTTTCTGGAATTTTGACTGCCTTTGCTGCTTGGGTTAAAATCAGAGGTAATTCAATATTACCTAATACGAACATTCCAGCCGAATTAATAGCAAGCTATGCTGCTAGTTCTATAGTTCGAAGCTGTAACAAATTAGCATTTATGGATAATGGAAGAGGTATGATTGTTACTGatatgattgataaaattattcctgtcacaaatgaattattaaatgagaataaaacaaaaaactga